The following proteins come from a genomic window of Triticum aestivum cultivar Chinese Spring chromosome 6A, IWGSC CS RefSeq v2.1, whole genome shotgun sequence:
- the LOC123130152 gene encoding uncharacterized protein encodes MARLIDDVTAEILLRLPPDDPEHLFRAALVCKPWLRILCDPGFLRRYRAFHGAPPLLGLLHRLRVIDGDAPARFAATTSVPDFPHPSSDCRRTRALDCRHGRVLVRMLEHEDMDYLVWDPITGDRHAVPAPDIEWLIESAAVLCAAEGCDHLDCHGGPFRVLFAATHDYEDTICASVYSSETGAWTEPVCLDNSCETFAKHMREGEAYRRCYTPYLHPKRGTLVGDAVYFTVRLGNAIVKYDLGRNSLSMIDPPPHTMYYIALMAMEENSSLGFAYIKDSSLYMWSMDMEGPAEWVQYRVIELEKTVPVAKQDEKPFVVGSAEGVGVIFVCTGAGLFMIKLSSGQLKKVDEPGVYFSVLPYMSFYPPDRGRMLSIAGEDKLIS; translated from the coding sequence ATGGCGCGGCTGATCGACGACGTCACCgccgagatcctcctccgcctcccgccggacGATCCGGAGCACCTCTTCCGCGCGGCCCTCGTCTGCAAGCCGTGGCTCCGCATTCTCTGCGACCCGGGCTTCCTCCGCCGCTACCGCGCCTTCCACGGCGCCCctcccctcctcggcctcctccacaGGCTCAGGGTGATCGACGGGGACGCGCCCGCCCGCTTCGCCGCCACCACGTCGGTGCCGGATTTCCCCCACCCGAGCTCCGACTGCCGCCGCACGCGCGCCCTCGACTGCCGCCACGGCCGCGTCCTCGTCCGCATGCTGGAGCACGAGGACATGGACTACCTCGTCTGGGACCCTATCACGGGCGACCGCCACGCCGTCCCCGCCCCGGACATCGAGTGGCTCATCGAGTCCGCGGCAGTGCTCTGCGCCGCCGAGGGCTGCGACCACCTCGACTGCCACGGCGGCCCCTTCCGCGTGCTCTTCGCCGCCACCCACGACTACGAGGACACCATATGCGCGAGCGTCTACTCGTCGGAGACGGGGGCATGGACCGAGCCGGTGTGTCTCGACAACAGTTGTGAAACCTTTGCAAAGCACATGCGAGAGGGAGAAGCATATAGACGCTGCTACACACCCTATCTCCACCCTAAGCGAGGCACCCTTGTCGGAGATGCAGTCTACTTCACAGTTCGGCTGGGTAATGCAATCGTCAAGTATGACTTGGGCAGGAACAGCTTATCCATGATTGACCCGCCGCCGCACACCATGTATTACATTGCCCTCATGgcgatggaggagaacagttcacTTGGCTTTGCCTACATTAAGGATTCCAGCCTCTATATGTGGTCAATGGATATGGAAGGACCTGCGGAATGGGTGCAATACAGGGTCATCGAACTGGAGAAAACGGTGCCTGTTGCCAAACAAGATGAGAAACCATTTGTTGTTGGGTCTGCAGAGGGTGTGGGTGTCATCTTCGTATGCACAGGTGCTGGCTTATTTATGATCAAGCTCAGCTCTGGGCAGCTTAAGAAGGTTGATGAGCCTGGGGTCTACTTTAGCGTCCTACCCTACATGAGCTTCTACCCTCCAG